One segment of Mycobacteriales bacterium DNA contains the following:
- a CDS encoding SigE family RNA polymerase sigma factor: MGRENDEDFREFVATRSPALLRTAYLLTGDRGLAEDLVQSALTRAYRHWARVRTAGSPEAYVRTILLNEQRRWWRKPSSREVLAGELPERPGRDEPAAVDERDRLWRPLQQMPPRTKAILILRYWEDFSEIATAEILGCSVGSVKSQASRGLRRLQALLDPANATEGGAR, translated from the coding sequence ATGGGCCGGGAGAACGACGAGGACTTCCGCGAGTTCGTCGCGACGCGGTCACCGGCGCTGTTGCGTACGGCGTACCTGCTGACCGGCGACCGCGGGCTGGCCGAGGACCTGGTGCAGAGCGCGCTGACCCGCGCGTACCGGCACTGGGCGCGGGTCCGCACCGCCGGCAGCCCCGAGGCGTACGTCCGGACGATCCTGCTCAACGAGCAGCGGCGGTGGTGGCGCAAGCCGAGCAGCCGCGAGGTGTTGGCCGGCGAGCTGCCCGAGCGGCCCGGGCGGGACGAGCCGGCCGCGGTCGACGAGCGGGACCGGCTCTGGCGGCCGCTGCAGCAGATGCCGCCGCGGACGAAGGCGATCCTGATCCTGCGCTACTGGGAGGACTTCTCCGAGATCGCGACCGCGGAGATCCTCGGCTGCTCGGTCGGCAGCGTGAAGAGCCAGGCCTCCCGCGGGCTCCGCCGCCTGCAGGCCCTCCTCGATCCGGCCAACGCGACCGAAGGAGGCGCACGGTGA
- the egtB gene encoding ergothioneine biosynthesis protein EgtB, translating into MTDLRQRIADDLTRARRRSESLTVDVLDEAELTAQHSPIMSPLVWDFAHIGNQEELWLVRDAGGREAVRADIDEMYDAFKHPRKDRPALPLLDPRQSLAYTREVRQKVLDVLGEVPLEGRRLTDSGFVFGMVVQHEQQHVETMLATHQLRAGAAVLDAPPPPSSTVDPARLPADVLVPAGPFEMGTSIEAWALDNERPAHRVDVPAFRIDTFPVSNAAYAAFVEAGGYDDPRWWTAEGFAHVRAAALVAPANWSRDGDGWSRRRFGHEEALPDNEPVQHVTWFEADAYARWSGARLPTEAEWEKAARWDPVGGRSRRYPWGDEDPTPERANLDGTHLGPAELGAYPAGASALGVHQLVGDVWEWCGSDFRGYPGFEPFPYREYSEVFFGDGYRMLRGGSWATDRAACRSTFRNWDLPVRRQIFTGFRCARDADV; encoded by the coding sequence ATGACCGACCTTCGGCAGCGCATCGCCGACGACCTGACCCGGGCCCGGCGCCGGTCCGAGTCGCTGACCGTCGACGTGCTGGACGAGGCCGAGCTGACCGCCCAGCACTCGCCGATCATGTCGCCGCTGGTCTGGGACTTCGCCCACATCGGCAACCAGGAGGAGCTCTGGCTCGTCCGGGACGCCGGCGGCCGGGAGGCCGTCCGGGCCGACATCGACGAGATGTACGACGCGTTCAAGCACCCGCGCAAGGACCGCCCGGCACTGCCGTTGCTGGACCCGCGCCAGTCGCTGGCGTACACGCGGGAGGTCCGGCAGAAGGTGCTCGACGTGCTGGGCGAGGTGCCGCTGGAGGGCCGCCGGCTCACCGACAGCGGCTTCGTGTTCGGCATGGTCGTGCAGCACGAGCAGCAGCACGTGGAGACGATGCTGGCCACTCACCAGCTGCGGGCCGGCGCGGCCGTGCTGGACGCGCCGCCGCCGCCATCGTCCACTGTGGACCCGGCTCGGCTGCCGGCGGACGTGCTGGTGCCGGCCGGGCCGTTCGAGATGGGCACCAGCATCGAGGCCTGGGCCCTGGACAACGAGCGGCCGGCCCACCGGGTCGACGTGCCCGCGTTCCGGATCGACACGTTCCCCGTGTCCAACGCGGCGTACGCGGCGTTCGTCGAGGCCGGCGGGTACGACGACCCGCGCTGGTGGACGGCCGAGGGCTTCGCCCACGTCCGGGCCGCCGCCCTGGTCGCCCCGGCCAACTGGAGCCGGGACGGCGACGGCTGGTCGCGGCGCCGCTTCGGGCACGAGGAGGCGCTGCCGGACAACGAGCCGGTCCAGCACGTCACCTGGTTCGAGGCCGACGCGTACGCACGCTGGTCCGGCGCCCGGCTGCCGACCGAGGCCGAGTGGGAGAAGGCCGCCCGCTGGGACCCGGTCGGCGGCCGGTCCCGGCGCTACCCCTGGGGCGACGAGGACCCGACCCCGGAGCGGGCCAACCTCGACGGCACCCACCTCGGCCCGGCCGAGCTCGGGGCGTACCCGGCCGGGGCGTCGGCGCTGGGCGTGCACCAGCTCGTCGGCGACGTCTGGGAGTGGTGCGGCAGCGACTTCCGCGGCTACCCGGGCTTCGAGCCGTTCCCGTACCGGGAGTACTCGGAGGTGTTCTTCGGCGACGGCTACCGGATGCTGCGCGGCGGCTCCTGGGCGACCGACCGGGCCGCCTGCCGGTCCACGTTCCGCAACTGGGACCTGCCGGTCCGCCGGCAGATCTTCACCGGCTTCCGCTGCGCCCGGGACGCCGATGTGTAG
- a CDS encoding glutamate-cysteine ligase family protein translates to MIDVLTAELRAPITEETAELYVGGTVFKTGPPTRVGVELEWLVHDAVRPDDPVHPPRLTEALSARFDPPLAGSLTTEPGGQLELSSPPAPLTQCLDGTAADLARLRDRLATAGLTLTGLGLDSRPPVLCTTLPRYLAMERHFAARGPEGRAMMCSTASVQVCLDAGTDDAEVAERWHALHAWLPVLTGLFANSPSAGWRCTRTAIWSAIDPTRTAAPTGPDPRAAYARWALDAELLAVRREGGSWTAPDGVTFRGWLRGAAPQLPAPTGADLDYHLTTLFPPVRGQGHLELRAIDAQPGDGWRVVAALVAALLDDPVARATATAAATDALDALAATSGRAGGEATALTVAARDAMTDPSLRRAALCFIETAAGALTRAGAAELAREVEGFGERYPARSRCPADDRPIAPEEGA, encoded by the coding sequence GTGATCGACGTGCTGACCGCGGAGCTCCGTGCTCCGATCACCGAGGAGACCGCCGAGCTCTACGTCGGCGGCACCGTCTTCAAGACCGGACCCCCGACCCGCGTCGGCGTCGAGCTCGAGTGGCTCGTCCACGACGCCGTCCGGCCGGACGATCCCGTCCACCCCCCGCGCCTCACCGAAGCGCTCTCCGCGAGATTCGACCCGCCGCTGGCGGGCTCGCTCACCACCGAGCCCGGCGGGCAGCTGGAGCTCAGCTCGCCGCCCGCCCCGCTCACCCAGTGTCTCGACGGCACCGCCGCCGACCTGGCCCGGCTCCGCGACCGTCTCGCCACCGCCGGGCTGACCCTCACCGGCCTGGGCCTCGATTCCCGCCCGCCGGTCCTGTGTACGACCTTGCCGCGCTATCTCGCGATGGAGCGGCACTTCGCCGCCCGCGGCCCCGAGGGCCGGGCGATGATGTGCTCGACCGCGTCCGTGCAGGTCTGCCTGGACGCGGGCACCGACGACGCCGAGGTGGCCGAGCGCTGGCACGCGCTGCACGCCTGGCTGCCGGTGCTCACCGGGCTGTTCGCGAACTCGCCGTCCGCCGGCTGGCGTTGCACCAGGACGGCGATCTGGTCGGCGATCGACCCGACCCGGACCGCCGCGCCGACCGGCCCGGACCCCCGCGCGGCGTACGCGCGGTGGGCGCTGGACGCGGAGCTGCTCGCGGTCCGCCGCGAGGGCGGGTCGTGGACCGCGCCGGACGGGGTGACGTTCCGGGGGTGGCTGCGCGGGGCGGCGCCGCAACTGCCCGCGCCGACCGGGGCCGACCTGGATTACCACCTGACCACGCTGTTCCCGCCCGTCCGGGGCCAGGGGCACCTGGAGCTGCGGGCGATCGACGCGCAGCCCGGGGACGGGTGGCGGGTGGTCGCAGCGCTGGTCGCCGCCCTGCTGGACGACCCGGTCGCCCGCGCGACGGCGACGGCGGCCGCGACCGACGCGCTCGACGCGCTCGCCGCGACGTCCGGAAGAGCCGGCGGAGAGGCGACCGCGCTGACCGTGGCGGCGCGGGACGCGATGACGGACCCGAGCCTGCGCCGGGCCGCCCTGTGCTTCATCGAGACGGCCGCCGGGGCGTTGACCCGCGCCGGCGCGGCGGAGCTCGCCCGAGAGGTCGAGGGGTTCGGCGAGCGGTACCCCGCTCGGTCCCGATGCCCCGCCGACGACCGCCCGATCGCACCCGAGGAGGGCGCATGA
- a CDS encoding D-2-hydroxyacid dehydrogenase family protein, which yields MKVTVLDDYQGVALAAGPWGQLDAEVVARREHLVGAALVEALAGSEVVVAMRERTAFDADLLARLPELRLLVTTGMANASIDLAAARERGVTVCGTRSRQDAPAELTWALVLAVTRHLAYEDAAVRAGGWQTTIGPELSGRTLGVLGLGRLGSRVAGYGRAFGMRVLGWSANLDPKHARELGVEPVALDDLLSRADVVTIHLKLSDRTHGLLGARELALIGPDGYLVNTSRGPIVDESALVDALRSGGLAGAGLDVYDVEPLPAGHPLRSAPRTVLSPHLGYVSTDTYRTFFADAVEDVAAWLGGNPVRVLS from the coding sequence GTGAAGGTGACGGTGCTGGACGACTACCAGGGGGTCGCGTTGGCCGCGGGGCCGTGGGGTCAGCTGGACGCGGAGGTGGTCGCCCGGCGGGAGCACCTGGTCGGCGCCGCGCTGGTCGAGGCGCTGGCCGGCAGCGAGGTCGTGGTCGCGATGCGGGAGCGGACCGCGTTCGACGCCGACCTGCTGGCGCGGCTGCCCGAGCTGCGGCTGCTGGTCACCACCGGGATGGCGAACGCCTCGATCGACCTGGCCGCCGCCCGCGAGCGCGGGGTCACCGTCTGCGGCACCCGCAGCCGGCAGGACGCGCCGGCCGAGCTGACCTGGGCGCTGGTGCTCGCGGTGACCCGGCACCTCGCGTACGAGGACGCGGCGGTGCGGGCCGGCGGCTGGCAGACCACGATCGGGCCGGAGCTGTCCGGCCGGACCCTGGGCGTGCTCGGGCTCGGCCGGCTCGGCAGCCGGGTGGCCGGCTACGGCCGGGCGTTCGGGATGAGGGTGCTGGGCTGGAGTGCCAACCTCGACCCGAAGCACGCCCGCGAGCTCGGGGTCGAGCCGGTCGCGCTGGACGACCTGCTCAGCCGGGCCGACGTGGTGACCATCCACCTCAAGCTCTCGGACCGCACCCACGGTCTGCTCGGCGCCCGCGAGCTGGCCCTGATCGGCCCGGACGGCTACCTGGTGAACACCTCGCGCGGGCCGATCGTGGACGAGTCCGCGCTGGTCGACGCGCTGCGGTCCGGCGGCCTGGCCGGCGCCGGCCTGGACGTGTACGACGTGGAGCCGCTGCCGGCCGGCCACCCGCTGCGCTCGGCCCCGCGCACGGTGCTCTCGCCGCACCTCGGCTACGTCAGCACCGACACGTACCGGACCTTCTTCGCCGACGCGGTCGAGGACGTGGCCGCCTGGCTGGGCGGGAACCCGGTGCGCGTGCTGTCCTGA
- a CDS encoding DNA-formamidopyrimidine glycosylase family protein: MPELPEVEALAAFLRERAVGHVVARLDLVAFSALKTFDPPPTAIAGMEVSGAGRYGKFLDVEIGGSAPGAPDALHLITHLSRAGWLHWRDKLPPAPPKPGRGPIAARLHMDDGSGFDLTEQGTQKRLALYLVRAPTDVPGIARLGPDALDPALTAERLGELLTQHGGQLKGALTDQTMISGVGNAYSDEILHVAKLSPFKPAGKLTEAELSRVHSAMITTLRDAVDRSIGQQAATLKAEKRSGLRVHARPGLPCPVCGDTVREVSFASRSMQYCPTCQTNGQQLADRRMSKLLK, translated from the coding sequence GTGCCTGAGTTGCCGGAGGTGGAGGCGCTCGCGGCGTTCCTGCGGGAGCGCGCGGTCGGCCATGTCGTCGCTCGGCTGGATCTGGTGGCGTTCAGCGCGTTGAAGACGTTCGACCCGCCGCCGACCGCGATCGCGGGGATGGAGGTCAGCGGCGCCGGGCGGTACGGGAAGTTTCTCGACGTCGAGATCGGCGGCTCGGCCCCGGGCGCCCCGGACGCGCTGCACCTGATCACGCACCTGTCCCGGGCCGGCTGGCTGCACTGGCGGGACAAGCTGCCGCCGGCCCCGCCCAAGCCCGGCCGCGGCCCGATCGCGGCCCGCCTGCACATGGACGACGGCAGCGGCTTCGACCTGACCGAGCAGGGCACCCAGAAGCGGCTCGCGCTCTACCTGGTCCGCGCGCCCACCGACGTGCCCGGCATCGCCCGGCTCGGCCCGGACGCGCTCGACCCGGCGCTGACCGCCGAGCGGCTGGGGGAGCTGCTGACCCAGCACGGCGGCCAGCTCAAGGGCGCGCTCACCGACCAGACGATGATCTCCGGCGTCGGCAACGCGTACTCGGACGAGATCCTGCACGTGGCCAAGCTGTCGCCGTTCAAGCCGGCCGGGAAGCTGACCGAGGCCGAGCTGTCCCGGGTGCACTCGGCGATGATCACGACGCTGCGCGATGCCGTGGACCGTTCGATCGGGCAGCAGGCGGCGACGCTGAAGGCGGAGAAGCGGTCCGGCCTGCGGGTGCACGCCCGGCCGGGCCTGCCCTGCCCGGTCTGCGGGGACACCGTGCGCGAGGTGTCGTTCGCGTCCCGGTCCATGCAGTACTGCCCGACCTGCCAGACCAACGGCCAGCAGCTGGCCGACCGGCGGATGTCGAAGCTGCTGAAGTAG
- a CDS encoding SigE family RNA polymerase sigma factor has protein sequence MSDDEDFREFVASRSPALLRTAYLLLGDRGLAEDLLQSALAKAYRHWARVTAAGNPEAYVRKIMVNERRSWWRRNPGREVVGGVPDRPGPDESGAVAERDAVWRAVLTLPPRTRAVLVLRYWEDYSEADTASVLGCSVGTVKSQASRGLRKLQDAIDPDRAAAARTEGGHR, from the coding sequence ATGAGCGACGACGAGGACTTCCGCGAGTTCGTGGCGTCGCGGTCCCCGGCGTTGCTGCGGACCGCGTACCTGCTCCTCGGCGACCGCGGGCTGGCCGAGGACCTGCTGCAGAGCGCGCTGGCCAAGGCGTACCGGCACTGGGCCCGGGTCACCGCCGCCGGCAACCCCGAGGCGTACGTCCGGAAGATCATGGTCAACGAGCGGCGGTCCTGGTGGCGCCGCAACCCCGGCCGCGAGGTCGTCGGCGGGGTGCCGGACCGGCCCGGCCCGGACGAGTCCGGCGCGGTGGCCGAGCGGGACGCGGTCTGGCGCGCGGTGCTCACGCTGCCGCCGCGGACCCGGGCCGTGCTGGTCCTGCGCTACTGGGAGGACTACTCCGAGGCCGACACCGCGTCGGTCCTCGGCTGCTCGGTCGGCACCGTGAAGAGCCAGGCGTCGCGCGGTCTGCGCAAGCTCCAGGACGCCATCGACCCGGACCGGGCGGCTGCCGCCCGGACGGAAGGGGGACACCGATGA
- a CDS encoding transcriptional regulator gives MASLAQRLTERGLPSVRAQLAHPTVAGIARGDLDPAVFRSWLEQDYLFLLDYVRVFARLAGQAPDGHLGDLVDLAHSTWHDELTLHRSLAAEFDADLFGAVKGPATSAYTEFLLAAANDYGRGLAALLPCMWGYSTLGGMLPPPPEPRYARWVATYADPGFAALAARCGQLLDEAYAEDLVDEPTATAAFDAALAHELAFWDVP, from the coding sequence GTGGCGTCCCTGGCTCAGCGGCTGACCGAGCGCGGCCTGCCGTCCGTCCGGGCCCAGCTGGCCCACCCGACGGTGGCCGGCATCGCCCGCGGCGACCTCGACCCGGCCGTGTTCCGGTCCTGGCTGGAACAGGACTACCTGTTCCTGCTCGACTACGTCCGGGTGTTCGCCCGGCTGGCCGGGCAGGCGCCGGACGGGCACCTCGGCGACCTGGTCGACCTCGCCCACTCGACCTGGCACGACGAGCTGACGCTGCACCGGTCGCTGGCGGCGGAGTTCGACGCCGACCTGTTCGGGGCGGTGAAGGGGCCGGCGACCTCGGCGTACACCGAGTTCCTGCTGGCGGCGGCCAACGACTACGGGCGGGGGCTGGCGGCGTTGCTGCCGTGCATGTGGGGCTACTCCACGCTCGGCGGCATGCTGCCGCCGCCGCCGGAGCCGCGGTACGCGCGCTGGGTCGCCACCTACGCCGACCCCGGGTTCGCCGCGCTGGCCGCGCGGTGCGGGCAGCTGCTGGACGAGGCGTACGCGGAGGATCTGGTCGACGAGCCGACCGCGACCGCGGCCTTCGACGCGGCCCTCGCCCACGAGCTCGCCTTCTGGGACGTCCCGTGA
- a CDS encoding FAD-dependent oxidoreductase: MHRTAEGLDVDPSAEDEFREFVVAVTAVSPRTSAAAHGCGRIGGVRVVVVGAGVIGLTCAHRLVRAGHTVEVWSRDAIQDTTSAVAAAVWYPYRAFPEDAVTRWAGATYDMLSILSVRPETGVALLRGRELFRQPQPDPWWMAAVPRLGRVTDLPPGYADGYEFAAPVVRMPAYLPWLLDELAAAGVSFRVTTVTDLAAVPADAVVNATGLGARELAGDPALTGVRGQVVRVADPGLAGWTIDEDHPDGMVYVVPRGTDVVCGGTADEGDESTGPDPAVAGKILARCREVVPELRDAPVLGHAVGVRPARPAVRLEREGDVVHCYGHGGAGVTLSWGCADEVVRLVGQGGHV; the protein is encoded by the coding sequence GTGCACAGGACGGCGGAGGGGCTGGACGTGGATCCGAGCGCGGAGGACGAGTTCCGGGAGTTCGTGGTGGCGGTGACCGCGGTCTCGCCGAGGACCTCGGCCGCGGCGCACGGGTGCGGCAGGATCGGCGGGGTGCGGGTCGTGGTGGTGGGGGCGGGCGTGATCGGGCTGACCTGCGCGCACCGGCTGGTGCGCGCAGGTCACACGGTCGAGGTCTGGAGCCGGGACGCGATCCAGGACACGACCTCCGCCGTCGCGGCCGCGGTCTGGTACCCGTACCGGGCCTTTCCCGAGGACGCGGTGACCCGGTGGGCCGGCGCGACCTACGACATGCTCTCGATCCTGTCCGTACGGCCGGAGACCGGCGTCGCGCTGCTGCGCGGCCGGGAGCTGTTCCGCCAGCCGCAGCCGGACCCGTGGTGGATGGCCGCGGTGCCGCGGCTGGGCCGGGTCACCGACCTGCCGCCCGGCTACGCCGACGGGTACGAGTTCGCCGCGCCGGTCGTGCGGATGCCGGCCTACCTGCCCTGGTTGCTGGACGAGCTGGCCGCCGCCGGGGTGAGCTTCCGGGTCACCACGGTCACCGACCTGGCCGCTGTCCCGGCCGACGCGGTGGTCAACGCGACCGGCCTGGGCGCGCGCGAGCTGGCCGGCGACCCGGCGCTGACCGGCGTACGGGGTCAGGTGGTGCGGGTGGCGGACCCCGGGCTGGCCGGCTGGACGATCGACGAGGACCACCCCGACGGGATGGTGTACGTGGTGCCGCGCGGCACCGACGTCGTCTGCGGCGGCACCGCGGACGAGGGCGACGAGAGCACCGGACCCGACCCGGCCGTGGCCGGGAAGATCCTGGCCCGCTGCCGGGAGGTCGTCCCGGAGCTGCGCGACGCGCCTGTGCTCGGCCACGCGGTCGGGGTCCGCCCGGCCCGCCCGGCCGTACGGCTCGAGCGCGAGGGCGACGTCGTGCACTGCTACGGCCACGGCGGCGCCGGCGTCACCCTGTCCTGGGGCTGCGCGGACGAGGTCGTCCGGCTGGTCGGTCAGGGCGGTCACGTGTAG
- the egtC gene encoding ergothioneine biosynthesis protein EgtC produces the protein MCRHLAYLGRPKALRDLVSDPPHSLLRQSWEPRNQAHGVVNADGFGVGWYAEGDPVPARYRRDSPMWTDRSFLDLARVVRSGSVLAAVRSATPGMAQGEAAVAPFSSGRYLFSHNGAVTGWPTSIAQLTVDLDPVELMAMEAVSDSALLWLVVHQRLSDGERMPEALGNTVRLAASTAGGRLNLLLTDGRSIAATTWGDSLCWRADADGVVVASEPYDDEPGWVDVPDRSLLVATPDGVDTTPLPLDVPPEAPWIR, from the coding sequence ATGTGTAGGCATCTCGCCTATCTGGGCCGCCCGAAGGCGCTGCGCGACCTGGTCAGCGACCCACCGCACTCGCTGCTGCGGCAGTCCTGGGAGCCCCGCAACCAGGCCCACGGCGTCGTCAACGCCGACGGCTTCGGGGTGGGGTGGTACGCGGAGGGCGACCCGGTCCCGGCCCGCTACCGCCGCGACAGTCCGATGTGGACGGACCGGTCGTTCCTGGACCTGGCCCGGGTGGTGCGGTCCGGCTCGGTGCTGGCCGCGGTCCGCTCGGCCACCCCGGGGATGGCCCAGGGCGAGGCCGCGGTCGCGCCGTTCTCCAGCGGGCGCTACCTGTTCAGCCACAACGGCGCGGTCACCGGCTGGCCGACCTCGATCGCGCAGCTGACCGTGGACCTCGACCCGGTCGAGCTGATGGCGATGGAGGCGGTGTCGGACTCGGCGCTGCTCTGGCTGGTCGTGCACCAGCGGCTCAGCGACGGCGAGCGGATGCCGGAGGCGCTCGGCAACACCGTCCGGCTGGCCGCCTCGACCGCGGGCGGCCGGCTGAACCTGCTGCTCACCGACGGCCGCAGCATCGCGGCCACCACCTGGGGCGACTCGCTGTGCTGGCGGGCGGACGCGGACGGCGTGGTGGTCGCCTCGGAACCGTACGACGACGAGCCCGGCTGGGTGGACGTGCCCGACCGCTCGCTGCTGGTCGCAACCCCGGACGGCGTGGACACCACGCCGCTCCCGTTGGACGTACCCCCGGAGGCACCGTGGATCCGCTGA
- a CDS encoding ABC transporter substrate-binding protein, which translates to MRIVSLLPAATDLVVTLGLAGDLVGRTHECDWPPGALEHIPVVTRTSLPDGLSSREISAAVGGAHVGSSLYALDPAALAALDADLILTQELCDACAVSYAQVADAVRVADGAARLVSLEPRTLGEVLGTLATLGALTGRRTEAAAARVDAERRLAAVAAAVSGRPRPRVVVLEWLDPIWPVGHWVPEQVAAAGGTEVLGTAGAHTDPVGWDRVVAAGPEVLVLAPCGFPPERTLAELDVLTARPGWASLPAVRDGRVWVVDGPAYVNRPGPRVVRGVEVLAHVLHGIGTVTGTEAVPVGPPAYRPRHGSASYRSGNGPARDG; encoded by the coding sequence GTGCGGATCGTCTCGCTGCTCCCGGCGGCCACCGACCTGGTCGTCACGCTCGGCCTGGCCGGCGACCTGGTCGGCCGTACGCACGAGTGCGACTGGCCGCCGGGCGCGCTCGAGCACATCCCGGTGGTGACGCGGACCTCGCTGCCGGACGGCCTGTCCAGCCGGGAGATCAGCGCCGCCGTCGGCGGCGCGCACGTCGGCTCGTCCCTCTACGCGCTGGACCCGGCCGCGCTGGCCGCCCTGGACGCCGACCTGATCCTGACCCAGGAGCTCTGCGACGCCTGCGCGGTCTCGTACGCCCAGGTCGCGGACGCCGTCCGGGTCGCCGACGGTGCTGCCCGGCTGGTGTCGCTGGAGCCGCGGACGCTGGGCGAGGTGCTCGGCACGCTGGCCACCCTGGGCGCGCTCACCGGCCGGCGGACCGAGGCGGCCGCGGCCCGGGTGGACGCCGAGCGCCGGCTGGCCGCGGTCGCCGCCGCGGTGAGCGGGCGACCGCGCCCGCGGGTGGTCGTGCTCGAGTGGCTGGACCCGATCTGGCCGGTCGGGCACTGGGTGCCGGAGCAGGTCGCGGCCGCCGGCGGTACGGAGGTGCTCGGCACCGCGGGCGCCCACACCGACCCGGTCGGGTGGGACCGGGTCGTCGCGGCCGGGCCGGAGGTGCTGGTGCTGGCGCCCTGCGGGTTCCCGCCGGAGCGCACGCTGGCCGAGCTGGACGTGCTCACCGCCCGGCCGGGCTGGGCGTCGTTGCCGGCGGTCCGGGACGGCCGGGTCTGGGTCGTGGACGGGCCGGCGTACGTCAACCGGCCGGGTCCGCGGGTGGTGCGCGGGGTCGAGGTGCTCGCGCACGTCCTGCACGGGATCGGCACCGTGACCGGCACGGAGGCCGTTCCTGTCGGACCCCCGGCCTACCGTCCGAGGCATGGATCCGCTTCTTACAGATCAGGGAATGGTCCGGCGCGAGACGGGTAA
- the egtD gene encoding L-histidine N(alpha)-methyltransferase: MTERLTLQSHLPPDFLEDALRADVTRGLTSTPKTLPPKWFYDERGSVLFEQITRLPEYYPTRAEREILGAHAAEVAATTKASTLVELGSGSGEKTRLLIEALREIGTLGTYVPMDVSPSALLESGRVLVRDYPGLRVHALLADFEHQLGVLPTGERRLTAFLGGTIGNLEPGPRAAFLTALRGSTDAGDWLLLGTDLVKDPAVLVPAYDDRDGVTGRFNKNVLQVVNRELRADFDLDAFEHVARWNPAAEWIEMRLRSTVEQDVKIGALDLLVPFAAGEEMRTEVSAKFRPDGIRAELAVAGLAVREAWTDAEGRFLVTLSEAV; this comes from the coding sequence CTGACCGAACGCCTCACGCTGCAGTCGCATCTGCCGCCCGACTTCCTGGAGGACGCGCTGCGGGCCGACGTCACCCGCGGGCTGACCTCGACGCCGAAGACGCTGCCGCCGAAGTGGTTCTACGACGAGCGCGGCAGCGTGCTGTTCGAGCAGATCACCCGGCTGCCGGAGTACTACCCGACCCGGGCGGAGCGGGAGATCCTCGGCGCGCACGCGGCCGAGGTGGCCGCGACGACCAAGGCCTCGACGCTGGTGGAGCTCGGCTCCGGCTCGGGGGAGAAGACTCGGCTGCTGATCGAGGCGCTGCGGGAGATCGGCACGCTCGGGACGTACGTGCCGATGGACGTGAGCCCGTCGGCGCTGCTGGAGAGCGGCCGGGTGCTGGTCCGGGACTACCCGGGGCTGCGGGTGCACGCGCTGCTGGCCGACTTCGAGCACCAGCTCGGGGTGCTGCCCACCGGGGAGCGGCGGCTGACCGCGTTCCTCGGCGGCACGATCGGCAACCTGGAGCCGGGCCCGCGGGCGGCGTTCCTCACCGCGCTGCGCGGGTCCACCGACGCCGGCGACTGGCTGCTGCTCGGCACCGACCTGGTCAAGGATCCGGCCGTCCTCGTCCCCGCGTACGACGACCGGGACGGGGTGACCGGGCGGTTCAACAAGAACGTGCTGCAGGTGGTGAACCGGGAGCTGCGGGCCGACTTCGACCTCGACGCGTTCGAGCACGTCGCGCGCTGGAACCCGGCGGCGGAGTGGATCGAGATGCGGCTGCGCTCGACGGTCGAGCAGGATGTGAAGATCGGCGCGCTGGACCTGCTGGTGCCGTTCGCGGCCGGCGAGGAGATGCGGACGGAGGTGTCGGCGAAGTTCCGGCCGGACGGGATCCGGGCCGAGCTGGCCGTGGCCGGGCTCGCCGTCCGGGAGGCGTGGACCGACGCCGAGGGCCGGTTCCTCGTCACCCTGTCGGAGGCCGTCTGA